The region TCGTATCGCTATCAATACAATGGCATTGGAAAACCGTCCTGAGTTTATAAAATTATTTGAAAAATTCGGACCCACCAAAATAGTACTTTCAATAGATATTCTTAATAATAAGCTTGTATCCCGCGGCAGACAAAAACAATCAGATTTAAATTATTTTGACTTTGTTAAGGAGATGATACAAATAGGAATTGACCGGGTTATTGTTACAGACGTTAATCGTAACGGGGTTATGCAAGGACCTAATATACAGTTATCTAAATCTATTGCTGAAAAATGCAAAGTAAAAGTAACTCACTCAGGCGGAGTTCGAAATAAAGATGAATTATTTGATCTTCAAGAATTAATTCCGATTGGAATAGATTCTGTTATTATTGGAAGAGCATTTTATGAAAACAGATTCCCCTGCCAGAAATTATGGCGGGTAGCTGAATCCGGATTATTTAACTGAGGATTTTATATGGAAAAAGAAAAAGTTGTTCATAGTAGTTTTTGGGTAAATATTTTTAATTCACCTACTGAAGAAACTGATTTAATAAATTCACTTAAATCTATTCCTATATTCAAAGAGCTTAATAAAAGAGATATCACATCACTGATGAGTATTATTCATAGCCGTACTTATGTTGCCGGCGAAATTATATTTTATCAGGGTGATCCCGGAATTGGTCTTTACCTTATCCGTGAAGGAGAAGTTGAAATCAAAAGGACTAATGATTTTGGTCTAGAAAATACACTTGCTGTTTTTTCGCGAGGTGATTTTTTTGGAGAACTTGCACTGGTTGATGGTGAGAAAAGATCTGCATCGGCTGTTGCTAAAACAGCTTGTAAAATATCTGTAATATTCAAACCTGATCTGGACGAATTTATTGAGAAGTATCCAAAGAAAGGGATAAAAATTCTTACCGGTATTTGCAATATTCTTGCATTAAGATTAAGAACAGTCAACGAAGATTTCCATAATCTGCAATACAATAAACCACAAGAGAAAGGGAATGAAGATGGAATCAACAATTAAAAAAGTTCTTGTACCTATTGATTTTTCTGACTATTCCAAAAGTGCATTAAAATATGCAGTTAATTTCTCAAAACTTTTTAATGCTGAAATTATTCTGATATATGTTGTCGAACCTGTTATATATCCTTTGGATTTTAGTATGGGTCAGATTGCTATGCCTTCTTTTAGTACTGAATGGGATACACGTGCAAAAGAGGAGCTTGATAAACTTGCTAAGAAAGAAATTAATTCAAATGTAAAAACTATAATTAAAACGGGAAAACCATTTCTTGAGATCATTGAGACAGCAAAAGAGGAAGATATTGACTTGATTATAATTGCAACTCATGGTCATACAGGTGTAGAGCATATAATATTCGGAAGCACTGCTGAGAAGGTTGTAAGAAAAGCACCTTGTCCTGTTTTAACATTGCGCGAACCAATTAAAGGTTATAATCATAAGGAAGAAAACAATAAAGCTTAGTAAATTTTCTGTTATATAATTTAATAATAATATCAAATCTGATTTGACAGGAAAGTTTTTTGATTAATAAGGATAATTTCAATAAAGCGGTTTTTCTGATTAGTTTTCTCTTTGTGTAACAAAGTCAACTAAATTTATCAGAGATGATTTCATCTCAGATTCGGGGAAGATATTAAGAGCATCTTTGGCTTGAACAGAATAATCTTGTGAAATCTTCAAAGCATAATCGATTCCGTTATTAGCTTTTACAAAACCAATAATTTCCTTTACTTTAGTCTTGTCATTACCATTCTTAAGGATATTCCTTATTCTTGCTGCTTCACTTTTAGATACTTTGTTAAGAGCATAAATTAAAGGAAGAGTTATTTTCTTTTCTTTAATATCACCGCCTACAGGTTTGCCAATTAAATTAGTTGTTCCTTCATAATCGAGAATGTCATCTCTGATCTGAAATGCCATTCCTATTGAGTGACCAAACTTTTTCATAGCTTCAATAAATTCTGAATTACTGGTTGTACTCATAGAGCCAATCAGGCAGCAAGTCTCCAACAAAGAAGCAGTTTTATCTGAAATAACTTTAAAATAAGTTTCTTCATCAATATCAAGCTTTCTTGTTTTCTGGATTTGCAGCAGCTCTCCCTCAGACATTCTTTTTACTGCTTCTGTAATAACTTTTAGAAAATCATAATCCTTACCTTCAACAGAAATCATCAGACCGCGTGAGAGTAAATAATCACCCATTAGTACCGCAACTTTATTTTTAAAGATTGCGTTGATAGACCATATTCCCCTTCTCTTATCAGCATTATCTACAACATCATCATGAATAAGTGTAGCTGTATGAAGTAATTCTACAAGGTTGGCACCGCGAAAAGTTCTTTCAGTTATTCCGCCGGATATTTTAGCAGAAAGAAGAACAAGTATTGGGCGAATCTTCTTTCCTTTCTGTCTGATAATGTATCTTGCAACCAGATCAACAATTCCAACATTAGAACGCATAGCAGTTTTGAATATTTCTTCAAATTGAGCTAATTCATTTTTAATTGGTCGGCTTATTTTAGTAAGAGAAGACATTATCAAGACTTTTTTTGTGAAAATTTGGATATCAAAATACTTATTTCATATAACAGCACTAATGGAACTGCTAAAACTATTTGTGATACGGGATCGGTTCCGGGAGTCAAAAAAGCAGCAGCAACCAAAATAAAAACGAATGCATGTCTTCTGTATTTTCTCATAAAACTCGGTTTAAGGATTCCAAGTTTAGATAAAAAAAATGAAATCATAGGCAACTCAAATACTAATCCAGCTGCAAGCATAACACTTATAATAATTGACATATACTCATCTACTGCAAACTCATTCTTAATTGACTCAGATCCAAATTGTGCTGCAAACTTAAGAGATAAAGGAAGCATTACAAAATACGCAAATGCTATACCGGCTAAGAAACAAAGTGAAGAAAAGATAACAATCCAAAGTATATATCTTCGTTCTTGTTTTCTTAATGCTGGTGCAATAAACTGCCATAGTTGATAAAACAGATTTGGAATACTAAGAATTATCCCGACCATTATCGCAATTTGCACATATAAAAATAACTGACCGAATGGTTTTAAATTCTGTAGTGAAGCATTTGAATCTTTAGCAGGTTTTAGTAAAACTACATCAACAAGAAAATCAATAAATATCCAGGCAACAATTGTCCCGACAACAACACCAATAAGCGAATAAATTATTCTCCACCTGAGTTCCTCAAGATGTTCAAGAAACGTCATTTCTCTTTCAGAAGCTGCATCCTCCTGTTTTATATCTTCTTTTGCTAATTCTTCAGTCACGATAATAGAATATTACTTCATTTCTGCAAATAATGGGAATGGTGCAGTTAATTTCTTTACTTCTTGCTGTAAATCGCTAAGTATTTTTTTGTTCTCGAAACCATTGATTGCTTTATTAATTATATCTGCAATTATTTCCATTTCCTTTTCTTTCATTCCACGGGAAGTTAGAGCAGAAGAACCAATCCTAATTCCGCTTGTAACAAACGGACTTCTCTTATCAAAAGGCACCATATTTTTGTTGACTGTAATTCCGGCATCTTCAAGAGCTATTTCAGCTTGTTTGCCGGTAATATTTTTATTTGATAAATCAATCAGCATAAGATGATTATCTGTTCCACCGGAAACAATATCAAAATTATATTCAATCAATTTTGCTGCTAATGTCTGAGCATTTTTTCTTACCTGTAAAACATAATCTTTGAATGAATCAGAAAGTGCTTCTCCAAATGAAACTCCTTTTGCCATAATGATGTGCATCAATGGTCCTCCCTGAATTCCCGGCATAACCATACTGTCAATTAATTCAGACATCATTTTTACTCTATCACCTTTTGGTGTAGTCAATCCCCATGGATTCTCTTTATCTTTTCCAATGAGAATTATACCGCCTCTTGGTCCTCTTAAAGTTTTATGTGTAGTTGAAGTAACCGCATCACAATATTTTAACGGATTATTAAGCAATCCTTTAGCAATTAAACCTGCAGGATGAGCCATATCGCACATCAATAAAGCACCAACAGAATCTGCTATTTCTCTGAACTTTTTATAATCCCAATCTCTTGAATATGCACTTGCACCTGTAATGATCAGTTTTGGTTTTTCTTTATTAGCCATATCAGAGATTTTATCATAATCAAGTAAACCGGTCTGTTCATTTAATTCATACCCTACTGCTTCATAAAGCTTACCTGAAAAGTTAACAGGTGAGCCATGTGTTAAGTGCCCACCATGGGCTAAACTTAACCCGAGAAATTTATCTCCTGGTTTTAGAAAAGTCATTAGAACAGCCATATTTGCCTGAGAGCCGCTATGAGGCTGTACATTAACATACTCAGCATTAAAAAGTTTCTTTAATCTTTCTCTGGCAATATCTTCTGCCTGATCAACAAACTCACAACCACCATAATACCTTTTACCCGGATAACCTTCAGCATATTTATTCATAAGTACTGTACCAGAGGCTTCCAGGACTGCTGGGCTTACATAATTTTCCGAAGCAATCAATTCAAGTTTATTCTTTTGTCTATCAATTTCTAATTGCAGGACATTAAATAATTCTGAGTCTTTTTTTAGATGTGATTCCATTTTAACCGCTTAATTTGATGAATGAATGAAGTAAAATTAGAAAAGGTTTCCTGAAATCTCAAGAAACCTTTTTAACGAAAATTAACAAAAGTGAGCTATTGTACAGTAACACTTCTACCGATCCAACCAACACAAGTTATTGGTATGGAAGTGCCTGATTTAATATTTCTAAAGAATAAATCTTCTTTAGTTGGAACAACACCAGATAAAGCATTTATTCTATCTTTAGCTTCATTAAGATTGGGATCCATATTTAATGCTTTTCTGTATGTTTGTTGAGCTAACAAATAAACAAGTTTTCTATCAAAATCCGAACAACTATTTGCAGATTGTTCATATAAAAATCCTTCATAAAAAATAGGTAAAGCCCAGTTATTCCCTAGTTCACTTGCTTTTAAAAATTGAGTTCTTGCCTGAGAATATTTTCCGGCATCCATTAAAGCTTTACCATAATAGAAGTAATGATCCTTATTTTCTGGTTCGAGTTTAATTAGCTTGGAGAAAACTTCTTCAGATTTTTTAGTATTATCTAACTTTGTATATGCATTACCAAGTTGAGTTAAGAATCCCACATTATCTGGTTCTTTACTTATTAAAAACTCCAAAGGTGCAATTGCTTCATTCCACTCGCTTGCCTGAATTGCAGTAGCAGCTAATGCTTTAGCCTTCTTTATATTTTCAGGATCTTTTTGCCAGGCTTCCTTCTGAAAAGCTAATATTTCATCAATACTTCCAAACAATTCGGTAACAATACTTCCCCAAACCGGATTATCAGGTTCTCTTTCAGAAAGCAATGTATAGATATCAATTGCTTTTTGCTTAAAATCGTTCGTACCATCATCATTATTTATATAAAGCTGACCTAATCTGTTATAATAGAATGAAGATAAATCAGGCTGCCATTGAATTGCCTGTTCGTAATCCGGAATTGTAATTGAAGCTGGCAAATGCAGCCATATTTCCGAAACATAAGCTTTGCGAGCTTGAAAATATCCTCTATCCTCTGGTCTGTATTTAATTGCAAGATCATAAAAATATAAAATTGTATCCTGCACTTCTTTAACCATTTCTTGAGAAGTAGTAGAAGAATCGTGTATTGCCCATAGTGATTCTTCCATTTTATAATATATCCATTTACTGAATTTTACCGGATTTGCTTCAACAACTGACCAGAAATAAGGCATTGCGCTTTCAAAGTCCTTATTCTTATGATACTCAGTACCTAAGCTATAATCAGTAATTATTTTCATTGAATCAGCAGTTTGTCCAAATGTAACAACAGTACTTATAATCAATGTTAATGTTATAGTTTGTATTAGTGTTTTCACTTTATGCACCTTTGTGATTATTAGTGAACTATTTATCATATCTCAAAAACCAGAGTTCGCCAAGACTTAAGCCAAGGTAAACTCTTATTGAATTTTCATTTAATAAGCTGTTTTCTGTAGTCCCGCGTTTCGAATATTGCAGCGCAACATCAATTGAATTTTCTGCACCTAATGGATAAGAAAAGCCAACAAAAGCTCCTAGCTGATCTATTCCTGTACCATTAAAAATATATTGTGTTTGTTCTAAACTTAAACCCAAACGCCAGATAATTTGTTCCCATTCACTCATTCCCATACCTTTCTTAGGTTTATATTCAAAACCTACACTGAATTTATTTATATCTCGCAGATTAATTTCTGTTTTTTCATTAAAAGTATATTCACTCATTGGCTGATACATATAATCAAAATTAAAAGAAAACAATTCATTAAAAACAAAACTTATGCCGCCGTTAAATCTTTGTGGAATCTTCATTTTTGTCTGCCCTGAAGAAATAGTGTCCACCAAATAGAGCGATGTAGAGGTAAAAAGAGTATCAGTATCCAGATTTCCCAATACATTATATGAAAAACCAAGTCTTAAATCATCTAAAAATGAAATTGAAAGCTCATTTGCCAGATTTGGAGAAATGATTCCAAATGAACCTCCAAATCCTGTTGATCTTCGCAGACTTTCGTACTTTGTATTAATAAGAGTTTCACTTTGATTAAAATTAATATTAGAGATATAGTCAATATTACCAAAGTAATAATCCAGTGATGCACCAGCAGAAAAACCTAAAGGTAAATAAACAGACGATCCGACAAATAATTTAGAAATACCGCCTTTGCCTTCATACTCAACAGAGTATTCCGGAATTTCACTTTGTGCTGAAAAATTCTCTTTAGCTTTATAACTAACCCGTGAAAATGGAACAAGACCAGTCACAACTCCAATACCAAGATCCCGACTAATAGGAAAACCGAAAGTAAATCCTTTAAAATCTGTTTCACTATTATATACTGAGCGATTTGCATCAGAGATTAAAACACCTTTGTAACCAAAACCAAATTCAATTCTTGTTTTGGACATTACAGTCCACCCGGCAGGATTTGCAACCAATAAATGATCCTGATCCAGAAGTGCAGCACCAATATCTCCAATAGAAATAAGCTTAGATGAGTAACTATATTCAAAATCACCAATTCCATATCTGGAATAAACAGAAGAGTTCTGGGCAAAAAGAATTTCAGAAAGAATAATTAAAAAAATGGAGGTTGATAACAGAGTTTTCATTATCGTTTACCTCCTTTGGAATAAATTATTTCCAGCCTTGGACGATCAGAAATATTAGAAGCATTGCTTCCTTTAATTGCAAAAATCTCTAATCCCCAAAACTCCTGTGTTGATTTTATCAAAATTCCCTGATTATCCACATTATTGTTAAATGCACGGATAATATAAGTTATATCACCTGAAAAAGTGTTACCATTTCTACTTAATTTATAAGAATAATTTTTATTCAAGCTATCTTTAGTTGAATCAGCAATAAGGAAAACACTCAACGAATTTTCAAAATCACTGCCAAATTTTGATTGGAGTGTGTCAATAGTCAAAGTCAGTTTTGCTGAATTAATAGCAATATCTTTAGGTAAAACAGAAAAATCAAAGTTAAGCTGCATTTCAGATGTAAGACTTGATTGTATAGCAAGATTTTCAGTTCCAACATCTGCCACTGAACCAATTATTGCACTAACATCTAAAGTAATATACCCTATCAAAGTGTCTATATAAGCTCCGGGTTTCTGAACCACAACTCTCAGGATAGGAACATTAACATCACTTACATTATATGCCGTAAAACCCAGTACTTTCTGTGTATTATCCTCAGGTGAAAGTAAGATACCATAATTGTTACCTAATGAAGTATCAGCATAATTCTTCAGCCAGGATGTTGCTAGTTCGTTGCTAAGATGAAATGTATAGGTTGTATCGTTTAATGATGTTCTGTTAGAACTTAAATCAACATTATCAACAGACAGAGAGGCAAAATCATCTGAGGTAAAATCAGAAGAACTCCAAAACTCATTAATCTTAAATACTTTATAATCAAAACTGCCATTTGAATTTCCAAAGGAATAATCTTTAGTTAATGTAACGTATGAATCAATAACATTTATAGTCTGAGATTTAATTTCACTAACTATTGAGTCAGGTAAAAGAAAGGCAAACTTTAATAAAATATGCGAAGTTACATTTTCAGTTTTACCTAATAAAACATGCGATGCATTGCCAAGAATATAAACTTTTTTGAAGTCAAATGAGTTTTGTGATATAGAATCAACCATTGAGTCAAATTTCTTTACTTCAACACCATCCTGATTAAGAAAATTACTTCCTAAATCAGTTGGAGAATCATTACAATGGGATAATAAAATACCTGTTATAATTAAGGCTAGAAATGAAAATATTTTTTTAAATATCAATTAAACTCCGGTGGAATCGTTAATTATATGTTTAGATGCTTCAGTAAAATTTTCGGCTACAAAACTTGGAAAATTATTGTCATTTTGCAAGATAGAAAAACTTAGATCACCTTTTCCTGTTCTAACAAGAATTGATTTCAAGCCTGCATTTTTAGCAGCTAAAATATCAACTTCTGAATCACCTACAAAATATGATTTTGATAAATCAACATTAAATTTATTTACGGCTTCGATGATCATTCCGATTTCTGGCTTTCTGCATTTACATAGTTCTATATCATTAAAATCGGGATGATAAGGACAATAAAAAAAGGCATCAATTTGTACATTAAATTCTTTTAGCTTGGTATTGATGGCTTCATTTATTTTTTCGACCTGTTCTTTGGTAATCAAACCTCTGGCAATTCCGGATTGATTTGATATTACAATCAATTTGAAATGATAGATATTCTTAAGCTCTGCCAAACATTTGCCAACATCTGGAAACAATTCAACTTTTTCAGCATCACCGATATAACCAGTATCAAAGTTAAGCGTACCATCACGATCCAAAAAAACAGCTTTATTCAGCATTAAATTATTCGGTATTAATCATTGACTTGTAAAGTTCAATATATTGTTTTGCAGAAACATCCCAGCTAAAATCCATCTTCATTCCGTTACGCATTATCCTCTGCCAAACTTTTTTATTTGCAAATACTTTTACTGCTCTTTTAATTTCCTTTAACATTTCGATAGAATCATACTTCTTAAAAACGAAACCAGTACCTTCTTCCGTTTTTTCGTTATACTTTATCACTGTATCGGCTAATCCGCCTGTTTCACGAACAATAGGCACAGTACCATAGGCAAGGCTGTACATCTGATTTAATCCGCAAGGTTCATATTTAGACGGCATTAAAAATATGTCTGCTCCTGCTTCAATTAAATGCGCAAGCTCATCATTAAATCCAAGATAAACTGCAAATTTTTCGGAATGTTTCATTGCCATTTTTTCGAAGAAAGAATGATATTTAGAATCTCCTGTTCCAAGAACTATTAACTGAATATTTAATTTCATTAAATCCGGAAAAGCTTTTTGAAGAAGATCAATACCTTTTGAATTAAACAAACGCGAAATTAATCCAATTATCGGCACATCTTCTCTGAACTTTAATCCGAATCTATCAGCAAGCTCTTTTTTATTCTCAAGTTTTGCTTCAATATTCTTAACCGAGAACTTAGCAGGAATCAACTTATCTTTTTCAGGATTCCAAACATTTTTATCAATTCCATTTACAATACCAAATAATGAATCTTTTCTCTTGGACAGAACTTCCTTAAGTCCTTCGCCATATTCTTCTTTTGTCCTTATTTCATTGGCATAAGTTCGACTTACAGTATTAATTACATCCGCAAACATAAGTCCGCTTTTCATAAAGTTTATTTTTCCGTTATGCACAATACCTTTAGAAGCACTCTCTAATTCTTTCGGAAGACCGGTTTTATGAAAAGTTGCAATAGGAAATTCGCCCTGATAAGCCAGGTTATGAATTGTGAATAGTGTGTTAAACTTATCAAAACTTTCGTGGTCTTTGTAAATTGTTTTTAGATATGCAGGTATTAATCCGCACTGCCAGTCATTCAGATGAATTACATCAGGTATCCATCCAAGTTTAATAATTAATTCCATTACAGCGCGGCTTAATAGAATAAATCTTTCATCGTTATCCGGATAATCTTTTCCTGTTCTTGGATCTGTATAAAGACTATTCCGGCTGCCGAAATATTCTTGATTATCCAGAAAGTAAATCTGAACCCGTACTCTAGGTCCAGGCAAAAAACAAGACTTTAAAGAAAAAACAACATCTTTATCCCCTATCTTTACTTGCAGATCTTTTAATCTCACGATTTCATGAATCTTAAATTTTCTTTCGTCAACTGCACCATATTTGGGTACAACGATTCTTACTTCGTGTCCCAATTCAGAAAGCATTTGAGGCAATGCTGAGGATACATCAGCTAATCCACCTGTTTTTACAAATGGAACTACTTCTGATGTTACAAACAATATTTTAAGTTTTTTTGCAGCCATTTTTGTATTTCTTTAATTATTTGACTTACAAAAATACTAAAAAGCATATGTTTCTCAAAGATTTACAGCTTTCAATCATTAGTAATGATTGCTAATTTCATTGTTGATTAAACTATCAATAAGCAAAAATGGATTTATAGTTCAATTAAATTTTTAATAATTGACAGTTTTTTTTTGAAATCTAACTTCTCGGTTGAATGATTATTAAATCTAAAAGTTATATAATCATCTTAGAAACCTCAGTTTTTTATTGATTAATAATTAGAGTTAACATCACTTATTCCATTGTAGGATTTTAA is a window of Ignavibacterium sp. DNA encoding:
- a CDS encoding 1-(5-phosphoribosyl)-5-[(5-phosphoribosylamino)methylideneamino] imidazole-4-carboxamide isomerase codes for the protein MASIKKQLLVIPSIDIQNGKTVRIIKGIPELDCREYDDDPVEMAMLWRAENAKMLHIVDFDGAFDHSNKNQDIIKEICNSVIIPIEFAGGVRSIDEAKAIFDLGVYRIAINTMALENRPEFIKLFEKFGPTKIVLSIDILNNKLVSRGRQKQSDLNYFDFVKEMIQIGIDRVIVTDVNRNGVMQGPNIQLSKSIAEKCKVKVTHSGGVRNKDELFDLQELIPIGIDSVIIGRAFYENRFPCQKLWRVAESGLFN
- a CDS encoding HAD family hydrolase; protein product: MLNKAVFLDRDGTLNFDTGYIGDAEKVELFPDVGKCLAELKNIYHFKLIVISNQSGIARGLITKEQVEKINEAINTKLKEFNVQIDAFFYCPYHPDFNDIELCKCRKPEIGMIIEAVNKFNVDLSKSYFVGDSEVDILAAKNAGLKSILVRTGKGDLSFSILQNDNNFPSFVAENFTEASKHIINDSTGV
- the glgA gene encoding glycogen synthase GlgA, coding for MAAKKLKILFVTSEVVPFVKTGGLADVSSALPQMLSELGHEVRIVVPKYGAVDERKFKIHEIVRLKDLQVKIGDKDVVFSLKSCFLPGPRVRVQIYFLDNQEYFGSRNSLYTDPRTGKDYPDNDERFILLSRAVMELIIKLGWIPDVIHLNDWQCGLIPAYLKTIYKDHESFDKFNTLFTIHNLAYQGEFPIATFHKTGLPKELESASKGIVHNGKINFMKSGLMFADVINTVSRTYANEIRTKEEYGEGLKEVLSKRKDSLFGIVNGIDKNVWNPEKDKLIPAKFSVKNIEAKLENKKELADRFGLKFREDVPIIGLISRLFNSKGIDLLQKAFPDLMKLNIQLIVLGTGDSKYHSFFEKMAMKHSEKFAVYLGFNDELAHLIEAGADIFLMPSKYEPCGLNQMYSLAYGTVPIVRETGGLADTVIKYNEKTEEGTGFVFKKYDSIEMLKEIKRAVKVFANKKVWQRIMRNGMKMDFSWDVSAKQYIELYKSMINTE
- a CDS encoding cyclic nucleotide-binding domain-containing protein — its product is MEKEKVVHSSFWVNIFNSPTEETDLINSLKSIPIFKELNKRDITSLMSIIHSRTYVAGEIIFYQGDPGIGLYLIREGEVEIKRTNDFGLENTLAVFSRGDFFGELALVDGEKRSASAVAKTACKISVIFKPDLDEFIEKYPKKGIKILTGICNILALRLRTVNEDFHNLQYNKPQEKGNEDGINN
- the glyA gene encoding serine hydroxymethyltransferase — translated: MESHLKKDSELFNVLQLEIDRQKNKLELIASENYVSPAVLEASGTVLMNKYAEGYPGKRYYGGCEFVDQAEDIARERLKKLFNAEYVNVQPHSGSQANMAVLMTFLKPGDKFLGLSLAHGGHLTHGSPVNFSGKLYEAVGYELNEQTGLLDYDKISDMANKEKPKLIITGASAYSRDWDYKKFREIADSVGALLMCDMAHPAGLIAKGLLNNPLKYCDAVTSTTHKTLRGPRGGIILIGKDKENPWGLTTPKGDRVKMMSELIDSMVMPGIQGGPLMHIIMAKGVSFGEALSDSFKDYVLQVRKNAQTLAAKLIEYNFDIVSGGTDNHLMLIDLSNKNITGKQAEIALEDAGITVNKNMVPFDKRSPFVTSGIRIGSSALTSRGMKEKEMEIIADIINKAINGFENKKILSDLQQEVKKLTAPFPLFAEMK
- a CDS encoding polyprenyl synthetase family protein, whose translation is MSSLTKISRPIKNELAQFEEIFKTAMRSNVGIVDLVARYIIRQKGKKIRPILVLLSAKISGGITERTFRGANLVELLHTATLIHDDVVDNADKRRGIWSINAIFKNKVAVLMGDYLLSRGLMISVEGKDYDFLKVITEAVKRMSEGELLQIQKTRKLDIDEETYFKVISDKTASLLETCCLIGSMSTTSNSEFIEAMKKFGHSIGMAFQIRDDILDYEGTTNLIGKPVGGDIKEKKITLPLIYALNKVSKSEAARIRNILKNGNDKTKVKEIIGFVKANNGIDYALKISQDYSVQAKDALNIFPESEMKSSLINLVDFVTQREN
- a CDS encoding universal stress protein, coding for MESTIKKVLVPIDFSDYSKSALKYAVNFSKLFNAEIILIYVVEPVIYPLDFSMGQIAMPSFSTEWDTRAKEELDKLAKKEINSNVKTIIKTGKPFLEIIETAKEEDIDLIIIATHGHTGVEHIIFGSTAEKVVRKAPCPVLTLREPIKGYNHKEENNKA
- the tatC gene encoding twin-arginine translocase subunit TatC, with protein sequence MTEELAKEDIKQEDAASEREMTFLEHLEELRWRIIYSLIGVVVGTIVAWIFIDFLVDVVLLKPAKDSNASLQNLKPFGQLFLYVQIAIMVGIILSIPNLFYQLWQFIAPALRKQERRYILWIVIFSSLCFLAGIAFAYFVMLPLSLKFAAQFGSESIKNEFAVDEYMSIIISVMLAAGLVFELPMISFFLSKLGILKPSFMRKYRRHAFVFILVAAAFLTPGTDPVSQIVLAVPLVLLYEISILISKFSQKKS